A genomic window from Vanessa cardui chromosome Z, ilVanCard2.1, whole genome shotgun sequence includes:
- the LOC124543295 gene encoding solute carrier family 35 member C2, whose amino-acid sequence MPGAKYEQLSLKSDADEDVFTSKPKGKWSDICFQKSLLSLGLILLYFSLSIGLTFYQRWLLKEFHFPLTVVMYHLVVKWILSVLVRLILYMITGTPQLMLSFITCLRSVGPTGLASGIDVGFSNWGLELVTISLYTMTKSTTIIFILGFAILLGLEKKSWSLVGIVFMISVGLIMFTYKATQFNLLGFNFLLLASFAAGLRWTFAQLLMQKSKLGLHNPVDMVFHVQPWMFLSLLPFTIMFEGFKCIDELLKLSPEALMPTILKVSVGATIAFAMEISEFLVVTYTSSLTLSIAGIFKEMCILVLAVEVSGDQLSPINVVGLAVCLLGIIGHIVHKVLVIKSVVGTVSAIDFEDMGRPRKPKSKEEHDEPLLDESKWQNVASEESDFDSNVVLFEVLQRRDGK is encoded by the exons ATGCCAGGCGCAAAATATGAACAGCTGTCGTTAAAGTCTGATGCCGACGAAGACGTGTTTACCAGTAAACCCAAAGGAAAATGGTCTGATATATGTTTTCAAAAAAGCCTCCTGTCGCTAggattaatattactttatttttctttatccaTTGGGCTTACTTTCTATCAGAGATGGTTATTAAAG GAATTTCACTTCCCACTTACCGTGGTCATGTACCATTTAGTAGTCAAATGGATACTCTCAGTGCTTGTGCGTTTGATACTGTATATGATTACTGGAACACCACAGCTGATGTTGTCTTTTATCACATGCCTGAGGTCCGTGGGCCCTACCGGGCTCGCTAGTGGTATAGATGTTGGATTTTCAAATTGGGGTCTGGAACTAGTAACGATTTCTCTCTACACAATGACTAAATCAacgacaattatatttatacttggaTTTGCTATTCTCTTAGGACTGGAAAAAAAG tcaTGGTCACTGGTGGGAATTGTGTTCATGATATCAGTTGGTCTGATAATGTTCACGTACAAGGCGACACAGTTTAATCTTCTCGGATTCAACTTCTTACTGCTCGCGTCGTTCGCTGCCGGTCTCCGGTGGACCTTCGCTCAGCTGCTTATGCAGAAGTCCAAGCTTGGTCTCCACAACCCCGTTGACATGGTGTTTCACGTTCAACCCTGGATGTTCTTATCGCTACTTCCTTTCACGATAATGTTTGAAG gTTTTAAGTGTATCGACGAATTGCTCAAACTCTCCCCGGAAGCATTAATGCCCACGATACTCAAAGTGTCTGTGGGCGCGACGATTGCCTTCGCTATGGAAATCAGTGAATTCCTAGTCGTCACATACACTTCTAGTCTCACTTTGTCTATCGCGGGTATATTTAAG gaAATGTGTATTCTAGTCTTGGCTGTGGAAGTGAGTGGTGATCAGCTCAGTCCCATAAACGTAGTCGGCCTGGCTGTGTGTCTGCTTGGTATAATTGGTCACATCGTCCACAAGGTACTGGTTATAAAGTCTGTGGTTGGCACCGTCAGCGCGATCGATTTCGAGGACATGGGTAGACCTAGGAAACCAAAGTCGAAGGAGGAACACGACGAGCCGTTACTAGACGAAAGCAAATGGCAGAATGTTGCCAGTGAGGAGAGCGATTTTGACTCCAATGTCGTACTATTCGAAGTTTTGCAAAGGAGGGATGGAAAATGA
- the LOC124543233 gene encoding uncharacterized protein LOC124543233, with translation MTDSKVYSSLFALVDSHLSKTSVQDNGEDNGNQTIKISPFNNVHLESSSETSLPSQPSRRFPISPFDTRESPIVNVLAQQVTNMLKAKELKKQKQEKLKLEEELKQLQIEEENSTVIDLMKAIQTPYKPDLISHNEETLSNSSSCESLFKLNFQDCDDDEPEKTKTPEPLLPCITDMSYILKQKFKRDKASAFGRVVTSRLRPVAAPYLRQIYPTRIIRFAFNTPSPCDIIKEKLRRPTMSSTFTVSNLEDFQ, from the coding sequence ATGACAGATTCGAAAGTGTATTCTTCTTTGTTTGCACTAGTAGACAGCCATTTATCCAAAACCAGTGTACAAGACAATGGAGAAGATAATGGTAATCAGACTATTAAAATTTCTCCATTCAACAATGTTCATCTTGAAAGTAGCTCAGAAACTTCGCTACCCTCGCAACCATCTCGCAGATTTCCCATATCACCTTTCGACACTCGTGAGAGCCCCATTGTAAATGTTTTAGCTCAGCAAGTAACAAACATGCTCAAAGCtaaggaattaaaaaaacaaaaacaagaaaaGCTTAAGTTAGAAGAAGAATTGAAACAACTTCAAATAGAAGAAGAAAATAGCACAGTAATAGACTTAATGAAAGCTATTCAAACCCCATACAAACCTGACCTTATTTCACATAATGAAGAAACTCTTAGTAATAGCAGTTCGTGTGAATCtttgtttaaattgaattttcaagattgtgatgatgatgaaccagaaaaaacaaaaactccAGAGCCTTTGCTACCATGTATAACAGACATGTCatatatattgaaacaaaaGTTCAAGAGAGACAAAGCTTCTGCCTTTGGTAGAGTTGTGACATCACGACTACGACCAGTTGCTGCACCATATTTAAGGCAAATATACCCGACAAGAATTATTAGGTTCGCTTTTAACACCCCATCACCCTgtgatataattaaagaaaaattgagGAGGCCAACAATGTCCAGTACTTTCACCGTTAGCAATTTGGAAGActttcaatga
- the LOC124543217 gene encoding KIF-binding protein-like: MDILNSIRSTFENVKTSLKDKNSSSRLQGLKKDIVTLQSELLVLGKENHDQFIRSQAMEGYLTLLAAKSMPLSLTEKKNSLMVAFDKLKEYALREECLFIFLRIQNLLCFYLIQLDEINLAKDILESMEEIYDKISKSKPDMYFDAEDLFTTEPINKLKRLNPEKIDKLITNNVQMLAFLYNKLNMPEKYTLYNHTALRRQLEMKEGTPQDWALRTARLGNYFTYLNQLNNARHHLCAANHILRTCHDNCKLMPEEFVLQKADFEIQFLELSHHWVKYGLTLFKLSRKKILNRFFSQSSNGADSWKTLDVLSDNNENNPEKNEENTKDIGAEKHEQGDGISEKVYTFPTLDLQDIEKRVPLDIIRNTLEARKLFSFTHKWLMRAKHYYDFEHHSAQYISCSLQLSELYEHLAFFEKNIDNQYSIQKRRADVLETLNSLLKTCDNVMSIQIDVIKELSQIQLELMALNLQKLWREESQVNIFNLDSDADSIINSLDSESNKTLTERTLNTNSKNMFLKKMEAATSLNAKLYRLSGQLGPSTPSELSFTCSLPNKN; the protein is encoded by the coding sequence ATGGATATATTAAACAGTATAAGAAGTACTTTCGAAAATGTGAAAACTTCACTTAAAGACAAAAACTCGTCTAGCCGACTTCAAGGTTTAAAGAAAGATATTGTAACGCTGCAATCAGAACTCCTCGTGCTGGGAAAGGAAAACCATGACCAATTCATCAGGTCCCAGGCGATGGAGGGGTACCTCACATTACTGGCAGCCAAATCAATGCCCTTATCACTCACtgagaaaaaaaatagtctGATGGTTGCTTTTGATAAACTAAAGGAATATGCTTTACGTGAAGAATGCTTGTTCATTTTTCTTCGAATTCAGAACTTACTCTGTTTTTATCTCATACAACTAGATGAAATCAATCTCGCGAAAGATATCCTCGAAAGCATGGAAGAAATTTACGATAAAATTAGCAAATCAAAGCCGGACATGTATTTCGACGCAGAAGACTTATTTACGACTGAACcgatcaataaattaaaacgacTAAACCCggaaaaaattgataaattaataactaacaaTGTTCAAATGCTAGCATTTTTgtataacaaattaaacatgCCAGAAAAGTACACTTTATATAATCATACCGCTCTCAGGAGGCAATTAGAAATGAAAGAAGGTACTCCACAAGATTGGGCTTTACGAACAGCACGCCTAGGTAATTACTTCACCTACCTCAACCAACTAAATAATGCTCGACATCATTTATGTGCAGCCAATCATATTCTACGGACCTGCCACGATAATTGTAAGCTCATGCCCGAAGAATTTGTGCTGCAAAAAGCTGATTTTGAAATACAATTCTTAGAATTGAGTCACCATTGGGTTAAATATGGCCTTACGCTTTTCAAATTATCAAGAAAAAAGATATTGAATCGTTTCTTTTCACAATCATCTAACGGAGCAGACTCTTGGAAAACACTAGACGTGTTAAGCGATAACAACGAAAACAATCCTGAGAAAAACGAAGAAAATACTAAAGATATAGGAGCAGAGAAACATGAACAAGGTGATGGGATATCTGAAAAAGTTTATACTTTCCCCACCTTAGATTTACAAGACATAGAAAAAAGAGTGCCGTTGGATATCATTCGTAATACTTTAGAAGCGCGTAAGCTATTTTCCTTTACTCATAAATGGCTGATGCGTGCCAAGCACTACTATGATTTTGAGCATCATTCAGCCCAATACATATCGTGTTCACTACAACTCTCTGAACTGTACGAGCATCTTGCATTTTTCGAAAAGAATATCGACAATCAATACAGCATACAAAAAAGGAGAGCAGATGTTTTAGAAACCCTCAATTCTTTACTGAAAACGTGCGACAACGTTATGTCTATACAAATTGACGTAATAAAGGAATTGTCCCAGATTCAATTAGAGTTGATGGCGTTGAATTTGCAAAAGTTATGGCGTGAAGAATCgcaagttaatatatttaacttggATAGTGATGCCGATTCTATCATCAACTCCCTGGATTCTGAATCGAATAAAACTTTAACAGAGAGAACGTTGAACACAAATTCCAAAAACATGTTCCTAAAAAAGATGGAGGCAGCTACCTCTCTGAATGCAAAGTTATACAGATTAAGCGGACAATTGGGTCCCAGCACTCCTTCAGAACTCAGCTTTACCTGCAGTttaccaaataaaaattaa
- the LOC124543111 gene encoding pyruvate dehydrogenase phosphatase regulatory subunit, mitochondrial isoform X2, whose product MSFANLSAVSQEFTSNIVGTGSRWYSSGLVGAFKPSLAQVKIAQSSIQLLKDLESRGRPTGWKQCGSLLLARTRDRMTVYRRMKSQSVSWGIECELVSPKRCQEIWPMLNVDDVLGGLWIPGDGVGDTHLFCMSLMREAVANGVGVMEDCAITAVHSKDGKVSGIDTTHGSIECQYFVNCAGFWARQIGQLAKPKVKVPLLPCEHYYLHTKRIDNLDPMTPVVRDPDGYIYLRERDGCILAGGFEPIAKPVYEEEIRNAEQRCVPEDWDHFHVLLQEIIKRVPSLSQAVLHKLCNGLEAFSPDCKWIVGETPEMFNYHVAAGMKTVGISAAGGVAEATVDEIVDGYTKYDMYELDINRFLGLHNNKRFLRDRMKEVPGVHYGLPYPFYEFEMGRNLRLSPIYPTLRDKGAVFGQVMGYERPTWFETIDKSTATPDNPQPFKIAHTKTFGKPHWFDTVQREYWACREAVGLADYSSFTKIDLQSQGNEVVDLLQYLCSNNVDVPIGSIIHTGMQNERGGYENDCSLARITENHYMMIAPTIQQTRCKVWLKRHLPRNGAVTLSDVTSMYTAICILGPFTRSLLSELTDTDLSPSNFPFFTFKELDVGLANGIRAMNLTHTGELGYVLYIPNEFALHVYNRLITVGEKYGISHVGYYATRSLRVEKFFAFWGQDLDTMTTPLECGRTWRVKFDKDIPFIGRDALLRQREEGIRRQYVQLLLTDHDHELDLWSWGGEPIYRDGNYCGQTTTTSYGFTFKKQVCLGFVQNLDENGVPQKVTNDYVLSGHYEIDIAGIRYAAKVNLHSPNLPTKYPDKERDVYQATRKLHESNQFLGRHYQP is encoded by the exons GTCGGTGGTACTCTTCAGGCCTGGTTGGTGCATTTAAACCTTCTCTCGCACAAGTGAAAATCGCACAATCTTCGATACAACTTTTAAAAGATTTAGAATCTCGTGGCAGACCTACTGGTTGGAAGCAATGTGGATCACTCCTCCTAGCTAGAACGAGAGATAGAATGACCGTATATAGAAGAATGAAAAGTCAATCAGT ATCCTGGGGGATAGAATGTGAGCTCGTTAGTCCGAAAAGATGTCAGGAGATATGGCCTATGCTTAATGTCGATGATGTGCTTGGAGGTCTGTGGATTCCTGGAGATGGAGTAGGAGATACGCATCTCTTTTGTATGTCTTTGATGAGAGAAGCAGTAGCAAACG GCGTAGGTGTTATGGAAGATTGCGCTATAACCGCTGTGCATTCAAAAGATGGAAAAGTATCAGGTATAGATACGACACACGGCTCCATTGAAtgtcaatattttgttaattgcgCAGGGTTTTGGGCAAGGCAG ATCGGGCAACTAGCAAAGCCTAAAGTTAAAGTACCATTATTACCCTGTGAACATTATTACCTTCACACTAAGCGCATTGATAATTTAGATCCGATGACTCCAG tcgtTCGAGATCCAGacggttatatatatttacgcgAAAGGGATGGCTGTATATTAGCTGGTGGGTTCGAGCCAATTGCAAAACCCGTATATGAGGAAGaaa tAAGAAATGCAGAACAGAGATGCGTTCCGGAGGATTGGGACCACTTTCACGTTTTGCTCCAGGAAATAATTAAAAGGGTACCGAGTCTCAGTCAAGCCGTTTTGCACAAACTGTGTAACGGTCTCGAAGCGTTCTCACCGGATTGCAAATGGATTGTGGGGGAAACACCAGAG ATGTTCAACTACCACGTCGCCGCTGGAATGAAGACGGTCGGTATATCGGCAGCAGGGGGCGTTGCGGAGGCCACGGTTGATGAAATCGTCGACGGATACACGAAATACGATATGTACGAGCTCGATATCAATCGATTCCTTGGCCTTCATAATAACAAACGTTTCTTAAGGGACAGGATGAAAGAAGTGCCCG GAGTTCACTACGGCCTGCCTTATCCATTCTACGAGTTTGAAATGGGACGTAATCTAAGGTTGTCGCCGATATATCCGACCTTACGGGACAAGGGCGCAGTCTTCGGGCAGGTTATGGGCTACGAGAGACCTACTTGGTTCGAAACTATTG ATAAAAGCACAGCGACCCCCGACAACCCACAGCCATTCAAGATAGCTCATACGAAAACGTTTGGTAAACCACATTGGTTCGACACAGTTCAAAGGGAATATTGGGCTTGCAGAGAAGCGGTTGGACTTGCGGACTACTCGTCTTTTACAAAAATCGACCTCCAG TCACAGGGCAATGAAGTCGTCGACTTACTACAGTACTTATGCTCCAATAACGTGGACGTTCCAATCGGTAGCATCATTCACACTGGAATGCAAAACGAGCGAGGCGGTTATGAAAATGATTGTAGTCTTGCGCGTATTACGGAGAACCA tTATATGATGATAGCACCAACTATACAACAGACTCGATGCAAGGTCTGGTTAAAGCGCCATTTACCACGAAACGGAGCAGTTACGCTGTCTGACGTCACATCGATGTACACGGCCATTTGTATTTTGGGACCGTTTACGCGAAGTCTCCTGTCCGAGCTCACGGATACAGACTTATCCCCATCCAACTTTCCATTCTTTACGTTTAAGGAGTTGGACGTTGGGTTGGCTAATGGGATCCGTGCGATGAATTTGACTCACACTGGTGAACTGggctatgttttatatataccaaacgAA TTCGCACTACATGTATACAATCGACTAATAACGGTCGGAGAAAAGTACGGCATAAGTCATGTAGGATACTACGCGACACGATCGCTTCGAGTCGAAAAGTTCTTCGCTTTCTGGGGTCAAGATCTCGATACCATGACCACGCCGCTCGAATGTGGTCGCACTTGGCGTGTCAAATTTGAC aaAGATATTCCGTTCATTGGTCGCGATGCTTTGCTCCGTCAACGTGAGGAAGGCATTCGGAGACAGTACGTACAACTCCTGTTGACTGACCATGACCATGAGTTAGACCTTTGGTCGTGGGGCGGCGAGCCAATTTACCGAGATGGTAACTACTGCGGACAAACAACCACCACAAGTTATGGATTTACGTTTAAAAAACag gtgtGCCTCGGTTTCGTTCAGAATCTGGATGAGAATGGTGTACCGCAAAAAGTGACTAATGACTACGTATTAAGTGGTCATTATGAAATTGACATCGCTGGAATAcg GTATGCTGCAAAAGTCAATCTTCATTCTCCTAACTTACCCACAAAGTATCCAGACAAGGAACGGGACGTTTACCAAGCGACTAGGAAACTGCATGAATCTAATCAGTTCCTCGGAAGACATTATCAACCATAA
- the LOC124543111 gene encoding pyruvate dehydrogenase phosphatase regulatory subunit, mitochondrial isoform X1, which yields MFVRRVRNGVQRYGAFKCIGAGSRTLSSLDNLDHEERLDGCLLSLPTNAKVVICGGGVMGAAVAYHLSKRGWGAQTVVIEKEKVGTGSRWYSSGLVGAFKPSLAQVKIAQSSIQLLKDLESRGRPTGWKQCGSLLLARTRDRMTVYRRMKSQSVSWGIECELVSPKRCQEIWPMLNVDDVLGGLWIPGDGVGDTHLFCMSLMREAVANGVGVMEDCAITAVHSKDGKVSGIDTTHGSIECQYFVNCAGFWARQIGQLAKPKVKVPLLPCEHYYLHTKRIDNLDPMTPVVRDPDGYIYLRERDGCILAGGFEPIAKPVYEEEIRNAEQRCVPEDWDHFHVLLQEIIKRVPSLSQAVLHKLCNGLEAFSPDCKWIVGETPEMFNYHVAAGMKTVGISAAGGVAEATVDEIVDGYTKYDMYELDINRFLGLHNNKRFLRDRMKEVPGVHYGLPYPFYEFEMGRNLRLSPIYPTLRDKGAVFGQVMGYERPTWFETIDKSTATPDNPQPFKIAHTKTFGKPHWFDTVQREYWACREAVGLADYSSFTKIDLQSQGNEVVDLLQYLCSNNVDVPIGSIIHTGMQNERGGYENDCSLARITENHYMMIAPTIQQTRCKVWLKRHLPRNGAVTLSDVTSMYTAICILGPFTRSLLSELTDTDLSPSNFPFFTFKELDVGLANGIRAMNLTHTGELGYVLYIPNEFALHVYNRLITVGEKYGISHVGYYATRSLRVEKFFAFWGQDLDTMTTPLECGRTWRVKFDKDIPFIGRDALLRQREEGIRRQYVQLLLTDHDHELDLWSWGGEPIYRDGNYCGQTTTTSYGFTFKKQVCLGFVQNLDENGVPQKVTNDYVLSGHYEIDIAGIRYAAKVNLHSPNLPTKYPDKERDVYQATRKLHESNQFLGRHYQP from the exons GTCGGTGGTACTCTTCAGGCCTGGTTGGTGCATTTAAACCTTCTCTCGCACAAGTGAAAATCGCACAATCTTCGATACAACTTTTAAAAGATTTAGAATCTCGTGGCAGACCTACTGGTTGGAAGCAATGTGGATCACTCCTCCTAGCTAGAACGAGAGATAGAATGACCGTATATAGAAGAATGAAAAGTCAATCAGT ATCCTGGGGGATAGAATGTGAGCTCGTTAGTCCGAAAAGATGTCAGGAGATATGGCCTATGCTTAATGTCGATGATGTGCTTGGAGGTCTGTGGATTCCTGGAGATGGAGTAGGAGATACGCATCTCTTTTGTATGTCTTTGATGAGAGAAGCAGTAGCAAACG GCGTAGGTGTTATGGAAGATTGCGCTATAACCGCTGTGCATTCAAAAGATGGAAAAGTATCAGGTATAGATACGACACACGGCTCCATTGAAtgtcaatattttgttaattgcgCAGGGTTTTGGGCAAGGCAG ATCGGGCAACTAGCAAAGCCTAAAGTTAAAGTACCATTATTACCCTGTGAACATTATTACCTTCACACTAAGCGCATTGATAATTTAGATCCGATGACTCCAG tcgtTCGAGATCCAGacggttatatatatttacgcgAAAGGGATGGCTGTATATTAGCTGGTGGGTTCGAGCCAATTGCAAAACCCGTATATGAGGAAGaaa tAAGAAATGCAGAACAGAGATGCGTTCCGGAGGATTGGGACCACTTTCACGTTTTGCTCCAGGAAATAATTAAAAGGGTACCGAGTCTCAGTCAAGCCGTTTTGCACAAACTGTGTAACGGTCTCGAAGCGTTCTCACCGGATTGCAAATGGATTGTGGGGGAAACACCAGAG ATGTTCAACTACCACGTCGCCGCTGGAATGAAGACGGTCGGTATATCGGCAGCAGGGGGCGTTGCGGAGGCCACGGTTGATGAAATCGTCGACGGATACACGAAATACGATATGTACGAGCTCGATATCAATCGATTCCTTGGCCTTCATAATAACAAACGTTTCTTAAGGGACAGGATGAAAGAAGTGCCCG GAGTTCACTACGGCCTGCCTTATCCATTCTACGAGTTTGAAATGGGACGTAATCTAAGGTTGTCGCCGATATATCCGACCTTACGGGACAAGGGCGCAGTCTTCGGGCAGGTTATGGGCTACGAGAGACCTACTTGGTTCGAAACTATTG ATAAAAGCACAGCGACCCCCGACAACCCACAGCCATTCAAGATAGCTCATACGAAAACGTTTGGTAAACCACATTGGTTCGACACAGTTCAAAGGGAATATTGGGCTTGCAGAGAAGCGGTTGGACTTGCGGACTACTCGTCTTTTACAAAAATCGACCTCCAG TCACAGGGCAATGAAGTCGTCGACTTACTACAGTACTTATGCTCCAATAACGTGGACGTTCCAATCGGTAGCATCATTCACACTGGAATGCAAAACGAGCGAGGCGGTTATGAAAATGATTGTAGTCTTGCGCGTATTACGGAGAACCA tTATATGATGATAGCACCAACTATACAACAGACTCGATGCAAGGTCTGGTTAAAGCGCCATTTACCACGAAACGGAGCAGTTACGCTGTCTGACGTCACATCGATGTACACGGCCATTTGTATTTTGGGACCGTTTACGCGAAGTCTCCTGTCCGAGCTCACGGATACAGACTTATCCCCATCCAACTTTCCATTCTTTACGTTTAAGGAGTTGGACGTTGGGTTGGCTAATGGGATCCGTGCGATGAATTTGACTCACACTGGTGAACTGggctatgttttatatataccaaacgAA TTCGCACTACATGTATACAATCGACTAATAACGGTCGGAGAAAAGTACGGCATAAGTCATGTAGGATACTACGCGACACGATCGCTTCGAGTCGAAAAGTTCTTCGCTTTCTGGGGTCAAGATCTCGATACCATGACCACGCCGCTCGAATGTGGTCGCACTTGGCGTGTCAAATTTGAC aaAGATATTCCGTTCATTGGTCGCGATGCTTTGCTCCGTCAACGTGAGGAAGGCATTCGGAGACAGTACGTACAACTCCTGTTGACTGACCATGACCATGAGTTAGACCTTTGGTCGTGGGGCGGCGAGCCAATTTACCGAGATGGTAACTACTGCGGACAAACAACCACCACAAGTTATGGATTTACGTTTAAAAAACag gtgtGCCTCGGTTTCGTTCAGAATCTGGATGAGAATGGTGTACCGCAAAAAGTGACTAATGACTACGTATTAAGTGGTCATTATGAAATTGACATCGCTGGAATAcg GTATGCTGCAAAAGTCAATCTTCATTCTCCTAACTTACCCACAAAGTATCCAGACAAGGAACGGGACGTTTACCAAGCGACTAGGAAACTGCATGAATCTAATCAGTTCCTCGGAAGACATTATCAACCATAA
- the LOC124543111 gene encoding pyruvate dehydrogenase phosphatase regulatory subunit, mitochondrial isoform X3, giving the protein MLNVDDVLGGLWIPGDGVGDTHLFCMSLMREAVANGVGVMEDCAITAVHSKDGKVSGIDTTHGSIECQYFVNCAGFWARQIGQLAKPKVKVPLLPCEHYYLHTKRIDNLDPMTPVVRDPDGYIYLRERDGCILAGGFEPIAKPVYEEEIRNAEQRCVPEDWDHFHVLLQEIIKRVPSLSQAVLHKLCNGLEAFSPDCKWIVGETPEMFNYHVAAGMKTVGISAAGGVAEATVDEIVDGYTKYDMYELDINRFLGLHNNKRFLRDRMKEVPGVHYGLPYPFYEFEMGRNLRLSPIYPTLRDKGAVFGQVMGYERPTWFETIDKSTATPDNPQPFKIAHTKTFGKPHWFDTVQREYWACREAVGLADYSSFTKIDLQSQGNEVVDLLQYLCSNNVDVPIGSIIHTGMQNERGGYENDCSLARITENHYMMIAPTIQQTRCKVWLKRHLPRNGAVTLSDVTSMYTAICILGPFTRSLLSELTDTDLSPSNFPFFTFKELDVGLANGIRAMNLTHTGELGYVLYIPNEFALHVYNRLITVGEKYGISHVGYYATRSLRVEKFFAFWGQDLDTMTTPLECGRTWRVKFDKDIPFIGRDALLRQREEGIRRQYVQLLLTDHDHELDLWSWGGEPIYRDGNYCGQTTTTSYGFTFKKQVCLGFVQNLDENGVPQKVTNDYVLSGHYEIDIAGIRYAAKVNLHSPNLPTKYPDKERDVYQATRKLHESNQFLGRHYQP; this is encoded by the exons ATGCTTAATGTCGATGATGTGCTTGGAGGTCTGTGGATTCCTGGAGATGGAGTAGGAGATACGCATCTCTTTTGTATGTCTTTGATGAGAGAAGCAGTAGCAAACG GCGTAGGTGTTATGGAAGATTGCGCTATAACCGCTGTGCATTCAAAAGATGGAAAAGTATCAGGTATAGATACGACACACGGCTCCATTGAAtgtcaatattttgttaattgcgCAGGGTTTTGGGCAAGGCAG ATCGGGCAACTAGCAAAGCCTAAAGTTAAAGTACCATTATTACCCTGTGAACATTATTACCTTCACACTAAGCGCATTGATAATTTAGATCCGATGACTCCAG tcgtTCGAGATCCAGacggttatatatatttacgcgAAAGGGATGGCTGTATATTAGCTGGTGGGTTCGAGCCAATTGCAAAACCCGTATATGAGGAAGaaa tAAGAAATGCAGAACAGAGATGCGTTCCGGAGGATTGGGACCACTTTCACGTTTTGCTCCAGGAAATAATTAAAAGGGTACCGAGTCTCAGTCAAGCCGTTTTGCACAAACTGTGTAACGGTCTCGAAGCGTTCTCACCGGATTGCAAATGGATTGTGGGGGAAACACCAGAG ATGTTCAACTACCACGTCGCCGCTGGAATGAAGACGGTCGGTATATCGGCAGCAGGGGGCGTTGCGGAGGCCACGGTTGATGAAATCGTCGACGGATACACGAAATACGATATGTACGAGCTCGATATCAATCGATTCCTTGGCCTTCATAATAACAAACGTTTCTTAAGGGACAGGATGAAAGAAGTGCCCG GAGTTCACTACGGCCTGCCTTATCCATTCTACGAGTTTGAAATGGGACGTAATCTAAGGTTGTCGCCGATATATCCGACCTTACGGGACAAGGGCGCAGTCTTCGGGCAGGTTATGGGCTACGAGAGACCTACTTGGTTCGAAACTATTG ATAAAAGCACAGCGACCCCCGACAACCCACAGCCATTCAAGATAGCTCATACGAAAACGTTTGGTAAACCACATTGGTTCGACACAGTTCAAAGGGAATATTGGGCTTGCAGAGAAGCGGTTGGACTTGCGGACTACTCGTCTTTTACAAAAATCGACCTCCAG TCACAGGGCAATGAAGTCGTCGACTTACTACAGTACTTATGCTCCAATAACGTGGACGTTCCAATCGGTAGCATCATTCACACTGGAATGCAAAACGAGCGAGGCGGTTATGAAAATGATTGTAGTCTTGCGCGTATTACGGAGAACCA tTATATGATGATAGCACCAACTATACAACAGACTCGATGCAAGGTCTGGTTAAAGCGCCATTTACCACGAAACGGAGCAGTTACGCTGTCTGACGTCACATCGATGTACACGGCCATTTGTATTTTGGGACCGTTTACGCGAAGTCTCCTGTCCGAGCTCACGGATACAGACTTATCCCCATCCAACTTTCCATTCTTTACGTTTAAGGAGTTGGACGTTGGGTTGGCTAATGGGATCCGTGCGATGAATTTGACTCACACTGGTGAACTGggctatgttttatatataccaaacgAA TTCGCACTACATGTATACAATCGACTAATAACGGTCGGAGAAAAGTACGGCATAAGTCATGTAGGATACTACGCGACACGATCGCTTCGAGTCGAAAAGTTCTTCGCTTTCTGGGGTCAAGATCTCGATACCATGACCACGCCGCTCGAATGTGGTCGCACTTGGCGTGTCAAATTTGAC aaAGATATTCCGTTCATTGGTCGCGATGCTTTGCTCCGTCAACGTGAGGAAGGCATTCGGAGACAGTACGTACAACTCCTGTTGACTGACCATGACCATGAGTTAGACCTTTGGTCGTGGGGCGGCGAGCCAATTTACCGAGATGGTAACTACTGCGGACAAACAACCACCACAAGTTATGGATTTACGTTTAAAAAACag gtgtGCCTCGGTTTCGTTCAGAATCTGGATGAGAATGGTGTACCGCAAAAAGTGACTAATGACTACGTATTAAGTGGTCATTATGAAATTGACATCGCTGGAATAcg GTATGCTGCAAAAGTCAATCTTCATTCTCCTAACTTACCCACAAAGTATCCAGACAAGGAACGGGACGTTTACCAAGCGACTAGGAAACTGCATGAATCTAATCAGTTCCTCGGAAGACATTATCAACCATAA